From Microbacterium rhizosphaerae:
GCCATGACGCGGTCGGTTCGTGCGAGCCGAGTCCGAGGTGGCACAGCACGATCTGCAGCCGCGGATGCTCCGCCGCGAGATCGCGGACGACCGCGAGCTGATCGGGCCGGAGCAGCAGCTCCAGAACGATGCCGTGCTCTTCGAGTCGGCTCAGCAGAGCGCCGAGGCCCTCGAGGTCAGTCCAGTCCGCGGGGCGGCGCTGAAGGGGAAGACGCACGCCGGCGGGCAGCGTGCCGGCGCGGTTGATGACCGGCTGCACCGCCCCCAGCCATGCGCCGGCGGCCGGCGCGTACTGCAGCACCACGCGAGACGGGATGACGTCGGACCGCGCGGCGACGTCGAGCAGCCACTCCGCCTCCGCTGCGGTGTCGCCCGCCTGAACCGCGACGGCGCCCGTCACCGGCAGCCCGGCGATCGCCGCCGTGAGGTCGCCCACGCGATAGCGCTGCGCGAGAGGCGGGACCTTCGCGAGCCACTCCAGCTCGAAGCGGCTGGTATCCCACAGGTGGACGTGCGCGTCGAGGATCGCGTCGGCCGGTTCAGGCATCCAATTCCGTCCAGAGCGCGAGCGGTATCGTCGCCTCGGCATCCGCAGCGAACTGACGCACCTCGTCGGCGGTCCGGGCTCCGACGACCACGCCGGCGACGGTGGGATGCCGCAGCGGGAAGCGGATGGCGGCTGCCGAAAGTCGGACCCCGTGCTCGATGCAGCGTCGTTGGAGGGCGCGTGCCCGAGCCAGCTCTGCGGCTGTCGCCGGCCGATAGTCGTACATCGCGTCATCACGGGGGTCGGCGAGGATCCCCGTGTTGAACACGCCTGCGGCGATCACTGCGACGTCGTTCCCGGCCGCCGTGGGGAGCAGGTCTCGCTCGGCAGACCGGTCGAGCAGCGTGTAGCGTCCGGCGACCATGACGAGGTCGACATCGGCTTCGGCGGCGAACCGCGCGAGCGGCTCCGAGAAGTTCATGCCGACGCCGATCGCCCTGACGACACCCTCGTCGCGCAGCCGCACCATCGCGGGGATCGCCTCCCGGAGCGCGAGGTCGACATCCTCCGGGTCGTGCAGATACAGCACATCGATGCGATCGACCTCGAGCCGGGCAAGGCTCGATTCGAGACTGCGCAGCACTCCGTCCGCACTGAGGTCCTTCGCGGTGCGAACTCCGACGCCGCCGCTCGGGACGACCTCGCCGCGCGCATCGAGGATCTGCCGTCCGACCTTCGTCGCGATCGAGACCGTGTCCCGCTCGACATCGCGCAGGGCAGCGCCGAGTCGGCGCTCGCTCAGGCCGGCGCCGTAGTGCGGTGCGGTGTCGAAGAACCGGATGCCCGAAGCCAGTGCCTGTGCGACTGTCGCGCCGGCGTCCGCCTCGGTGACACTCGTGAACAGATCGCCGATCGGCGCACAGCCCAGGCCGACGCCGGCCAGCGTGCGATCGATTCGGCTCAGCGGGGCAAGGACGTGGTCGAGCGCCATGCCTCGTACTCCTCGCGGCTCGCCGGCGTCAGCGGATAGTAGTCGCTGAGCCGGGCGCCGGCATCGAGGCGCTCGCGGCTGAAGACCTCCCAATCCTGGTGGTCCTTGGCGGCGTCGCGCACCTGCGGCGCCAGCGCCTGCGGTACGACGACCGGGCCGTCGTCGTCGGCCACGACGAAGTCACCCGGCATGCACAGCACGCCGCCGACGGCGACCGGCACGTCGTAGGCCCACGGGAACAGCTCGGACTGCGAGGCGTAGTGGGGGGTGGCGCCGGTGCACCAGACCGGGATGCCCAGTTCGCGGATGCGGCCGGCGTCGCGGATACGGCCATCGACGACGATGCCTGCGCCGCCCTTGCGCTGGAAGTATCGGGCGAGGATGTCGCCGATGCATCCGGAGAAGGCGCTGCCGTACGCCTGGATGACGAGTACGTCACCGGGCTGCACGGTCTCCATCACGGCCCAGAGGGCCGTGTGACGCTCGACGTACTCCTGCGACAGCCCCGACGCGAGGTCCTCGCGCTGCGGCATGAACTGCAGCGTGAGCGCGGATCCCACCACCTTCTGGCCCGGAACCAGCGGCCGCGGGCCTTCCACGAACGTTCGCCGGACGCCGAGGGCGTGGAGCTTCGAGCACGCCGTCGCCGACCCGATCTCCTGCATCGCCTCGAGTTCGTCGGCATCCGGACGGCTCCACTCGCCGCCGCGGATCGGAAGATCGACGGCGCGGTGAGGCGCGATCAGCTGATCGGTCATGTTGGTGTCCCCTCGGTTGCTGGTTGGTGAGCGGCAGACTGGTGCCGGGGCTGTCGGATGGCTTCTGTGGTGATCAGGACGAGCTTCGCGCGATGGGCCGGGGGAAGGTCGACGACGATCGACGGGGCGTCGACGTCGGTCGCGTGCGAGACGACCTCGCCCGGATCGGATGTGTAGGCGACGGGGCTGCCGGGGAAATCGGATCCGGCTTCGCCGGTCGATCGCACGGACCGGATGTCGCGCTCGCCGAACCTGCCCGGACGGATCCGCACCCGCCGCCGCTCGCGATTCGAGAGGTTGACGAGCTCGACGGCGATCTCGTCGCCGTCGATCGAGGTGACCAGCGCGGCCACGTCTCTGGGCAGTCCCGGTCGGGCCCGTTCGACGTCCTCGTAGCTCACGGCGACGAGCGGAAGTCCGCCGTTGTAGAGCACCTGCGGCGCTCCCGAGATCAGCTGCCCGAGCACCTCGGTGACGACGGGCTGCACGCGCTGCCAGAAGTGGATGTGCACCGTGGCCGGGTCGGGATGCTCGGTCTCCATGAGGGCGATGCGGCGAGCGACCTGGCCGAGCGCCATGGAGAGCGCACGTTCGGGGTAGTCGGGGTTCTCGCCGGCGAGGTAGCTCAGCCACGGCATGTCGTGACCGCCCTCGGCCTTGTCGCGGAACGGGCGCACAGCGGTGGGCGACTCGGACTGGACCGGCAGAAGGCGGCGCAGCCGGTCGAGGTCGGCGGCATCGCGCGAGAACCACCACAGCCACGTCGGCAGCTCCATCGGCATCGGCCCGAAGTCGAACCAGCCGTCCTCGCCGAAGCGGTGGGGGACGAGCTGCGCCTCGTTCCAGGCATCCGCGCCCAGCCTGCTCAGCGAGTTCGCCTGCAGGCTCATCGGGGTCTCGGCGACCGTCGCCGTGATCGCGTGGTCGATGACCGTGTCGAGGGGTGCACGGGCGAGTTCGAGGTGCGTCCGATCGCCGGTGACGATCGCGGCGTTGATCCCGCCGATGAGCGCCGCCATGCCGACGCAGGGGAGGCCGTGGGGCCAGGTCCAGCCGTAGTGGCCGCCGTACCAGCGTCCGCCCTGCAGCGACCCGACCAGTCCGTCGGGCCCGGCGTTGTCGGGAAGCAGACCGCCGTTCGCGGCGGCGCGACCGCGCCATCCGCCCACGTACCGCTCGATCCAATCCGCCGCACGCTGATCTCCGTCGTAGAGCCAGTGATTGGCGACGAGACTCGTCGCGGCGAGGTTCACCGCCACGTCGCCGTGCGCGCGACGTCGCATCTCGGCGCCCATGAGATCGGCCTTGGCCGGGTCTGCCAGATCGTCCCACCGGTCGATGCCGTCGAGGCCGTGGATCGGCAGGCCGTACGGCCGCATGCTCTCCTGGTCGGCGGAGTAGGAGGTCCATTCGTCGCCGACGCCCTCGAGCGCACCGAGCGCGCCGTTGTGCGGCGCGAGGATCACATTCGCGTCTGGGTCGTAGTTGCCGTTCGCCGGATCCAGATAGAGCTCGGCGAACCGGCGTGCGCGGTCCCGGAACTCGGCGTCGTCGGGATCGGCCGCGCAGAGGGCGTAGAAGAAGATGAGCGACTCGCCCTGGTGGAACCAGTCGTACCCGTTCTCGTACTCGTCCGTGAGCATGCCGGCTTCGGTGAGCTGCGCCGTGACGCCGCGCCAATGGTGCTTGGCCGCATCGAGGATGTCGCCTGCGCCGCCCAGGGCGTAGAAGGCGGGCCAGTTGAAGAACGGCTCGTAGAAGTCGTCGACGCCGTCGCGGCTCTGCAAGGCTCCGCTGTACCGGAGTCGACCATCGGACTCGCAGTAGAGCTCGACGAACCGCGGCCAGGCTCGCTCGATCTCGTCGAACAGGCGGCGCTGGAGCACCGCCCACGCGGGAATCTCGCGCATCGGGGCGACGAGCACGGGACCGGGCATCGATCAGCCCTTCGTCGCCCCGGCGACCAGGCCGCCGATGATGTGCCGCTGCATGATGACGAAGAAGATCATCACCGGCGCAACGGCCAGGAGCAGGGTGGGGAAGACGGTCGTGTAGTCCGTCTGGTACTGGCCGACAGCGGCGAAGACGCCGGTCGTCACCGTGTGGATCCCGGAGCTCGGTCCCAGGATGATCTGCGGATTGATCCAGTCGTTCCAGATGCTGACGGAGTTCAGCACCAGGATCGTGCCGACCACGGGCTTCATCATCGGGAAGATGCACGACCAGAACGCCCGGATCTTGCCCGCCCCGTCGAGCTCGGCGGCTTCGTCGATCTCCCGGGGGAGCGAACGGATGTACGCCGTGAACAGGAAGATCGTGATCGGGAGCGTCAGAGCGGTCTCGAACAGCACGAATCCGGGGATCGTGCCGATGAGGCCGAGCACCCGGAGGACGTAGACGACCGGGATGAGCGTGACCTGACCGGGGATGAACAGCCCGGAGACGAAGAACAGCAGCAATGCGAGGTGCCACTTGCGCTTGCCGCGGGCGATCACGTAGGCCGCCGGCGACGCGATCACGATGCAGAAGAAGTTGACGAGGAGCACGAACAGCACGGTGATGCCGTACGCGCCGAGGACGTTGAAGTCCTTGCTCGTCGCCGCCTTCACGAGGTAGGTCAACGAGAACGAGCCGGGGGAGAATCCGAGCGGGTTGGCGAAGATGTCCGCCTGGGACTTGAAGGCGCTGATGACCATGATGTACATCGGCACGAGCATGATCACCGCGAGCACCGCGATGAAGAGCCATTTCAGGATGCGGGGCGCGAGCGGGACGCGGATCCTGGTCGTCTTCGCGCCGCCCACGCGGCGTTCACGAGAGACCTCGAGGACGTCGTCCACGGGCTTGGAGGGGGTTGCTTCGAGGATCGACATCACTCGCTCACCTTCTTCTCGGCGCCGCGACGAGCGAGCGTGACGGCGATGCCCAGTGCTGCAGTGACGACGAGCAGGATGACGGACTGTGCCGCGCCGAACCCGAGCCGGGCATTCTGGAAGGAGTCGCTCAGGATCTGATAGACGATGGTCTGGGTCGACCCCGCCGGCCCGCCATCCGTCAAGGACACGACGATGTCGTAGACCTTGAGCAGGCCGACGACACTGAGAACGACGTTCACGGTGACGATCGGAGCGAGCAAGGGCAGCGTGATGTTGCGGAACTGCGCCCACTTGCCTGCGCCGTCGACCGTCGCGGCCTCGTAGAGTTCGGCGGGGATCGACTTCAGCCCGGCGATGTAGAGGATCATGCTGAATCCGAAGCCCGCCCACACGATCGTGGCGATGATCGTGCCCTTGGCGAAAGTGGCCTCGGTGAGGAACGGCACCTCGGGGAGGCCGGCCCGGGTCAGGAAGGTGTTCATGACGCCATGCGGTGCGAGGAGGGCAGACCACAGGAAGCCGATGATGAGGGCGCTGATGATGTGGGGGAAGAAGAAGACCATGCGCGCCGTCGAGTTGAGCGCGCCCGAGCCGGCGATGAGCGCGGCGGTGAGGAGTCCGAGGGCATTGCAGGCCAGCGTGCCGATGACGGCGATGGCCAGGGTGAAGGTGGCACCGTCGATGCTGCGCGGGTTCTTGAAGGCGCGGGCGTAGTTCTCGAAGCCGATGAAGTCGAAGTTGAGGCTGTAGCCGGTCCAGTTCGTGAAGCTCAGCACGAACGCGAGTCCCATCGGGATCACGAAGATGGCCGTGAACAGGGCGACTGCCGGAGCGGTCATGAGGAAGCCGGGCAGTCGTCGCTTCCAGGTGATCAGGATCTTGGATGCATCGGTCATCGTCGACCTCTCGTTTCGTCGGTTGTCATGAATGCCGGGGCGCGAGGCGGACCTCACGCCCCGGCACTGCAGGTCGTCTACTGCGCGGCGAACCAGTCGTCCATGGCCTTCAGCATCGCGTCGGCCGACTCTCCGGTCATCAGGGCCTGCGCCTCGGTGTTCAGCTCCGCGTTGTATCCCGGAGCGACCGTGCGCTCGCCGTACCCGTCGCCCGACGGCGTGAACGCCTTGGCGGGGGTGTCGGCGATGATCTTCTGGAGCTCGTCGCCCAGGGGTGTCGTCTTGTACTCGTAGCCCGTGCGGAAGTTGCCGTCGGCCTGGAGCTGCGAGATCACCGCGGCCTTGTCGGTGACGAGGTACTCGACCAGCTTCGCAGCGGCATCCTGGTGCTTCGACGCCTTCATGATGATGTACGGGTTCGCCATGTTGGCGATCTGCGCGGGAGTCTTGACACCACTCTCGGCCGGGGCCGCGAACACGCCGATCTCCGGCTTGCTGGTCGCCTTCGCCTCGGCGGCGGAGAACCACGCGCCCATCGGGTACATCGCGGCCTTGCCGGCGAGGAACGACGCCTCAGCGTCGGCGTACTTCACGCCGACGGCATCTGCGGGGATGTAGCCGTCCTTGACCCACGACGCGTATCGCTTGACC
This genomic window contains:
- a CDS encoding carbohydrate ABC transporter permease, which codes for MTDASKILITWKRRLPGFLMTAPAVALFTAIFVIPMGLAFVLSFTNWTGYSLNFDFIGFENYARAFKNPRSIDGATFTLAIAVIGTLACNALGLLTAALIAGSGALNSTARMVFFFPHIISALIIGFLWSALLAPHGVMNTFLTRAGLPEVPFLTEATFAKGTIIATIVWAGFGFSMILYIAGLKSIPAELYEAATVDGAGKWAQFRNITLPLLAPIVTVNVVLSVVGLLKVYDIVVSLTDGGPAGSTQTIVYQILSDSFQNARLGFGAAQSVILLVVTAALGIAVTLARRGAEKKVSE
- a CDS encoding carbohydrate ABC transporter permease, translating into MSILEATPSKPVDDVLEVSRERRVGGAKTTRIRVPLAPRILKWLFIAVLAVIMLVPMYIMVISAFKSQADIFANPLGFSPGSFSLTYLVKAATSKDFNVLGAYGITVLFVLLVNFFCIVIASPAAYVIARGKRKWHLALLLFFVSGLFIPGQVTLIPVVYVLRVLGLIGTIPGFVLFETALTLPITIFLFTAYIRSLPREIDEAAELDGAGKIRAFWSCIFPMMKPVVGTILVLNSVSIWNDWINPQIILGPSSGIHTVTTGVFAAVGQYQTDYTTVFPTLLLAVAPVMIFFVIMQRHIIGGLVAGATKG
- a CDS encoding amidohydrolase family protein, with product MPEPADAILDAHVHLWDTSRFELEWLAKVPPLAQRYRVGDLTAAIAGLPVTGAVAVQAGDTAAEAEWLLDVAARSDVIPSRVVLQYAPAAGAWLGAVQPVINRAGTLPAGVRLPLQRRPADWTDLEGLGALLSRLEEHGIVLELLLRPDQLAVVRDLAAEHPRLQIVLCHLGLGSHEPTASWRAALAELGGSPTVSAKISGLFARSGTLSDADAAVRSAVAAAIETLGPHRLMFGSDWPMSTLAGDYAAIVERTARALPDLTADESRSVWGRTADRLYGSTAPR
- a CDS encoding ribonuclease activity regulator RraA; its protein translation is MTDQLIAPHRAVDLPIRGGEWSRPDADELEAMQEIGSATACSKLHALGVRRTFVEGPRPLVPGQKVVGSALTLQFMPQREDLASGLSQEYVERHTALWAVMETVQPGDVLVIQAYGSAFSGCIGDILARYFQRKGGAGIVVDGRIRDAGRIRELGIPVWCTGATPHYASQSELFPWAYDVPVAVGGVLCMPGDFVVADDDGPVVVPQALAPQVRDAAKDHQDWEVFSRERLDAGARLSDYYPLTPASREEYEAWRSTTSLPR
- a CDS encoding aldo/keto reductase; this translates as MALDHVLAPLSRIDRTLAGVGLGCAPIGDLFTSVTEADAGATVAQALASGIRFFDTAPHYGAGLSERRLGAALRDVERDTVSIATKVGRQILDARGEVVPSGGVGVRTAKDLSADGVLRSLESSLARLEVDRIDVLYLHDPEDVDLALREAIPAMVRLRDEGVVRAIGVGMNFSEPLARFAAEADVDLVMVAGRYTLLDRSAERDLLPTAAGNDVAVIAAGVFNTGILADPRDDAMYDYRPATAAELARARALQRRCIEHGVRLSAAAIRFPLRHPTVAGVVVGARTADEVRQFAADAEATIPLALWTELDA